One genomic segment of Vulcanisaeta thermophila includes these proteins:
- a CDS encoding glycosyltransferase encodes MSAVNNEVLIKELIRELINRYIENSYPWGILTRPLTPMAMVILTVTYVLTLSMLILSTLQVITLTIYGVRSLRVLKGGRTGLRNVLISRSLPRVSVLVPIKGESVETIIMQLRNLSRLDYPRELMEIIFVSDDSEDYARTISRIIGDYAMKLGLNARLIHRPNHTGFKGAALNYGLRYAGGDVIMIIDVDTMLPRNYLRESVGMLMRGYDAVTATWKGYSIDDSAFSRITSFMYNVYNEFFIRGRFLMGGFPAISGNNIVIWKHILNELGGFCECTGEDLDLSIRLRSLGYRIGLINDDVYCEVPHDYQSFKLQFSRWLFNGVWNLKHNIKFVIRSKAMGVWEKIDAVLWMLQFPSMSFAALSVIMTMVMSAIGVLIPPLPLTILETAFIISTIAFFIIMLRISNHVGYGIRDTIMYSVRTALVMLVMSFPMLINTMESLVSDEYQWVVTPKGPMRRLNYGVRYILSELVVLSLVVMLTIVSIVYRNILLLIYSTVILILMIHGIRLIIPNRRVKYR; translated from the coding sequence GACCCCCATGGCCATGGTGATATTGACAGTAACCTACGTATTAACACTATCAATGCTCATCCTAAGCACACTTCAAGTAATCACCTTAACCATTTACGGCGTAAGATCCCTAAGGGTCCTTAAAGGTGGGAGGACCGGGTTGAGGAATGTGTTGATTAGTAGGTCGTTGCCCAGGGTATCCGTGCTTGTGCCGATAAAGGGCGAGAGTGTTGAGACCATAATAATGCAATTGAGGAATTTATCGAGACTTGATTACCCAAGGGAATTGATGGAGATCATATTCGTGAGCGATGACTCTGAGGATTATGCAAGGACAATATCCAGGATAATAGGGGATTATGCTATGAAACTGGGATTGAACGCCAGGTTAATCCACAGGCCCAATCACACTGGTTTCAAGGGTGCCGCGTTAAATTATGGACTTAGGTACGCGGGGGGTGATGTGATTATGATAATTGATGTGGATACAATGCTACCAAGGAATTACCTAAGGGAGTCCGTGGGCATGCTAATGAGGGGTTACGATGCGGTTACCGCGACGTGGAAGGGCTACAGCATTGATGACAGTGCCTTCTCAAGGATTACCAGCTTCATGTACAATGTCTATAATGAATTCTTCATAAGGGGCAGGTTCTTAATGGGCGGCTTCCCAGCCATTAGTGGTAATAATATCGTTATTTGGAAACACATACTTAATGAGTTGGGTGGCTTCTGTGAGTGCACGGGTGAGGATCTGGACTTAAGTATAAGGTTGAGGAGCCTTGGCTATAGGATTGGGCTTATTAATGATGATGTTTACTGCGAGGTTCCCCATGACTACCAATCCTTCAAGCTTCAATTCAGTAGGTGGTTGTTCAATGGCGTTTGGAACCTTAAGCATAATATTAAATTTGTGATTAGGTCAAAAGCGATGGGTGTGTGGGAGAAGATTGATGCCGTATTGTGGATGCTTCAATTCCCCAGCATGTCCTTCGCAGCGCTCTCGGTGATAATGACCATGGTGATGAGCGCCATAGGCGTATTAATACCACCATTACCCCTAACCATACTGGAAACCGCCTTCATCATATCAACAATTGCATTCTTCATAATCATGCTCAGGATTAGCAATCACGTGGGCTATGGAATAAGGGACACAATAATGTACAGCGTAAGGACTGCCTTAGTGATGTTGGTTATGTCATTCCCAATGCTCATAAATACCATGGAATCCCTCGTATCCGATGAGTATCAATGGGTGGTCACACCCAAGGGCCCCATGAGGAGGTTAAATTACGGTGTTAGGTACATACTCTCGGAGCTTGTGGTCCTGTCCCTAGTGGTAATGCTAACCATAGTATCAATAGTGTACAGGAACATACTACTCCTTATATACTCAACAGTAATACTAATACTTATGATCCACGGGATTAGATTAATAATACCAAACCGCAGAGTTAAGTACCGTTAG
- a CDS encoding geranylgeranyl reductase family protein, with product MRYDVVIVGAGPGGSTAALVASKLGLRVLLIDRFQFPRIKPCGGGLTPKTLALMRGLDIDPEPIIRNRCFKVALTNWAGTYLLSNHYGDEALIGVTSREEFDNYLLNEALKHGVDFVKDRVTGIEETPSGVRVKGLSNEYLGSYVIGADGANSVVSRNIGNDRAGEALALMTIAHGGQHADDICLIDMTRIKWGYAWSFPRGRGEYDVGLGSLKWGNYREELRRYVKELSMSEGVIYGHPIPIKPRGRVVSKNVFLVGDAGGFADPTTGEGIFYAMYTGAWAALTIKKSKLTNPTLVYRDLVQPLIRNLRLAYGLSTTVYGLDTLVMSRYLGLTAFSYEGTRRLISRVMSGKSWYVDALKSLVKPSLHVRLLSNKRWF from the coding sequence ATGAGGTACGACGTGGTAATAGTGGGCGCAGGACCTGGGGGTTCAACGGCAGCCCTCGTGGCATCTAAGTTGGGGCTTAGGGTATTGTTGATAGACCGCTTTCAATTCCCCAGGATAAAACCCTGCGGCGGCGGCCTAACACCAAAGACCCTGGCATTAATGCGAGGCTTGGATATAGACCCAGAGCCCATTATTAGGAATAGGTGTTTCAAGGTGGCCCTAACCAACTGGGCAGGTACATACCTACTGAGTAATCATTATGGTGACGAGGCACTTATAGGCGTCACCTCAAGGGAGGAATTCGATAACTACCTACTCAATGAGGCATTAAAGCATGGCGTCGACTTCGTCAAGGACAGGGTTACGGGCATTGAGGAAACACCCAGTGGCGTCAGGGTTAAGGGACTTAGTAATGAATACCTTGGATCATACGTCATAGGGGCTGATGGTGCTAATTCCGTGGTCTCAAGGAACATTGGCAATGATAGGGCAGGGGAGGCCTTGGCCCTCATGACCATAGCCCACGGTGGCCAGCATGCGGATGATATTTGCCTAATCGATATGACCAGGATTAAGTGGGGTTATGCATGGTCATTCCCAAGGGGTAGGGGTGAGTATGACGTTGGGCTAGGCTCACTTAAATGGGGTAATTACAGGGAGGAATTGAGGAGGTACGTTAAGGAACTCTCAATGAGCGAGGGGGTCATTTATGGACACCCAATACCCATTAAACCCAGGGGTAGGGTGGTAAGTAAGAACGTGTTTTTAGTGGGTGATGCAGGGGGTTTTGCGGACCCCACGACGGGTGAGGGTATCTTCTACGCAATGTACACGGGCGCATGGGCAGCCCTCACAATTAAGAAATCAAAACTCACAAACCCAACCCTGGTGTATAGGGACTTGGTCCAACCACTCATTAGGAACCTACGCCTAGCCTATGGATTATCCACCACGGTTTATGGACTCGATACCCTAGTCATGAGTAGGTACCTGGGGCTCACGGCATTTTCCTATGAGGGAACCCGAAGGTTAATCTCCAGGGTAATGAGTGGTAAGTCCTGGTACGTGGACGCCCTCAAATCCCTAGTGAAACCAAGCCTTCATGTAAGGTTACTAAGTAATAAGCGGTGGTTTTAA
- a CDS encoding TRAM domain-containing protein, whose amino-acid sequence MKAVTTSGNERPRRRGPRGRGPRGPKPVNVGDVVDVEITEVSKRGDGIARIRGFVIFVPNTKPGDKVKVKITRIGRSYAVAEVTQGGEATSTGEAESEETEEDLEE is encoded by the coding sequence TTGAAGGCGGTTACTACGTCGGGTAACGAGAGACCAAGGAGGAGGGGGCCCCGGGGCAGGGGTCCTAGAGGTCCGAAACCTGTTAATGTTGGTGATGTAGTGGACGTGGAAATAACGGAGGTTTCTAAGAGGGGTGATGGTATAGCGAGGATAAGGGGCTTTGTAATCTTTGTACCCAATACGAAACCTGGCGATAAGGTGAAGGTTAAGATAACGAGGATAGGCAGGTCCTACGCTGTGGCTGAGGTAACACAGGGAGGCGAGGCCACCTCAACGGGCGAGGCTGAGTCTGAGGAGACTGAGGAGGACTTGGAGGAGTAA